A section of the Campylobacter porcelli genome encodes:
- the argH gene encoding argininosuccinate lyase, with amino-acid sequence MQKMWQGRFNEASSELLEAFNASIEFDKELYIQDINGSKAHAKMLAKCNIIDDETAKKILNGLEQIKSEIENGEFKFSIADEDIHMAIEKRLSQIIGAEFGGKLHTARSRNDQVALDFRLFALGANMEIAKLILDLIKTLSQIAKEHKSTLMPGFTHLQHAQPVSLAYHLLAYAFMFSRDYDRLINSHKRNNLSPLGSCAMAGTPHPIDREMVARELGFSGITPNAMDSVSDRDFALELLFNISLIFTHTSRLCEELILWSSSEFGYITISDRFSTGSSIMPQKKNPDVAELIRGKTGRAYGNLISLLTTMKSLPLAYNKDMQEDKECLFDSVKSAKNSLIILNAMMAEIKFNKENMLKACKTGHLSATDLADYLVKQKQIPFRQAHFITGKCVALAESLGKDLSELNLEELQSIEPSIDSDALGLLKLESSKEARKSIGGTSDYSVNIQLELIDKFIKSNDIER; translated from the coding sequence ATGCAAAAAATGTGGCAAGGTAGATTTAACGAAGCTAGTAGTGAGCTTTTAGAGGCTTTTAATGCTTCGATTGAATTTGATAAGGAGCTATACATTCAAGATATAAATGGCTCAAAAGCACACGCAAAAATGCTAGCTAAATGCAATATCATTGATGATGAAACCGCCAAAAAGATACTAAATGGACTAGAGCAAATAAAATCCGAAATAGAAAATGGAGAATTTAAATTTTCTATCGCTGATGAAGATATTCATATGGCGATTGAAAAAAGGCTTAGCCAAATTATTGGGGCTGAATTTGGCGGTAAGCTCCACACCGCAAGAAGTAGAAATGACCAAGTGGCACTTGATTTTAGGCTATTTGCACTTGGGGCGAATATGGAAATTGCTAAATTAATTTTAGATCTTATCAAAACACTTAGCCAAATTGCCAAAGAGCATAAATCAACGCTGATGCCAGGATTTACTCACTTACAACACGCTCAGCCAGTTAGCCTTGCATATCATTTACTAGCTTATGCTTTTATGTTTAGCAGGGATTATGATAGGTTAATTAATAGCCATAAACGAAATAATCTTAGCCCACTTGGCTCATGTGCTATGGCTGGCACACCTCACCCAATCGATCGTGAGATGGTCGCAAGGGAGCTTGGATTTAGCGGTATTACGCCTAATGCTATGGATAGCGTTAGTGATAGGGATTTTGCTCTTGAGCTACTTTTTAATATTAGCTTGATCTTTACCCATACATCAAGGCTATGCGAAGAGCTGATTTTATGGAGTAGTAGTGAATTTGGATATATCACAATTAGTGATAGATTTAGCACAGGCTCAAGCATAATGCCACAGAAAAAAAACCCAGATGTAGCCGAGTTAATCAGAGGTAAAACAGGCCGTGCCTACGGTAATCTAATCTCACTATTAACCACGATGAAATCCCTGCCCTTAGCCTATAATAAAGATATGCAAGAGGATAAAGAGTGCCTATTTGATAGTGTAAAAAGTGCTAAAAACTCTCTAATCATTCTCAATGCAATGATGGCTGAGATTAAATTTAATAAAGAAAATATGCTAAAAGCGTGTAAAACAGGGCATTTAAGTGCTACTGATTTAGCTGATTATCTAGTTAAGCAAAAGCAAATTCCATTTCGTCAAGCACATTTTATAACTGGCAAATGCGTAGCACTAGCCGAGAGCTTAGGCAAGGATTTAAGCGAATTAAATTTAGAGGAATTACAAAGCATAGAGCCTAGCATTGACTCTGATGCCTTGGGGCTACTAAAGCTAGAAAGTTCTAAAGAAGCTAGAAAATCTATCGGTGGCACTAGCGATTATAGTGTAAATATCCAGCTTGAGTTGATTGATAAATTTATCAAATCCAATGATATTGAGCGTTAA
- a CDS encoding transcriptional regulator has product MAKKSKRDMAYELDIDVSTLYNWRKHKPNLYRIVMLGFKFDELLEKNRENYEELLKLNQIIQDEIDKFK; this is encoded by the coding sequence ATGGCAAAAAAGAGCAAACGCGATATGGCATATGAGTTGGATATTGATGTTAGCACTTTGTATAATTGGAGAAAGCATAAACCAAATTTATACCGCATTGTTATGCTTGGTTTTAAATTCGATGAACTTTTAGAGAAAAATCGAGAAAATTATGAAGAGTTACTTAAGCTAAATCAAATAATACAAGATGAGATTGATAAATTTAAATAG